A genome region from Terriglobales bacterium includes the following:
- a CDS encoding insulinase family protein translates to MSRAARLLLSLELVLFSTTLFAQDLASFEKKTSVKTLSNGLTIVVCERHEAPVFSFYTLVDAGAA, encoded by the coding sequence ATGTCCCGAGCTGCTCGCCTTCTTCTCTCGCTAGAACTCGTGCTGTTCTCGACTACGTTGTTCGCGCAGGATCTTGCTTCATTCGAAAAAAAGACAAGCGTCAAGACGTTGTCCAATGGTCTGACGATCGTGGTCTGCGAACGTCACGAGGCGCCGGTCTTTTCGTTTTACACGCTGGTCGATGCCGGCGCCGCGC